The following is a genomic window from Acomys russatus chromosome 23, mAcoRus1.1, whole genome shotgun sequence.
CCGCCATATACCAGCTGCCCTGTGCCTACCCAGGGGAAGGGCACCCGAATTCGGGAAGCTTTCCGGGCGGCCATAGCGAGGGTGAAGTCACGCAGCCTCGGGAAGACGAAAGCCGTGTCATTCTGTGTGCCGTCTAACACGTAGATCTTTTCTGCTGGTCCCAGTGGGTCCTTGGTCCATAGACCCGCGGGGCTACCAAACCGCTTCAGGATCTTCATTGACCTCACCTGAGAGATGGTGTAGCTacagtctggggggggggggggggggggaagaaaagcaCGGGAAAAGGACAATAGAGTTAGATACGTAGATCAGGAACTTCCTTCCTCAGGGGGAGCCATCTGGAGAACAGGAAAGCATTTCCTGTGCGCATGTCCGCTCCTGGAGGGTTGCGAGATgggggacgggggcggggggtgggggaggggtaaccAATAAGATATGCGCCGTGAGAAACTCTTAATGGATTGTCATTAGGAATTTCCTCACAAGGTATTCTGAAACCCAGGGCCACGGTGGCTTGGGAcaaggagaagagaggcagagaggggagatGTGAGATTGTTCGGGTCTCTTTGAGGTCACTCACCTGTCACAATGTTGTACTTCTCATTTCTCCGGCCCTTGCCTTTGGCCCCAGGGCCTCCGGTCACCGTCTCCTCCAGCTCCACGCAGGGCAATGCCGGGTTCTGGGTCTCCAGATAGTCCACCTCCCGTTCCAGACGGTCCACTCGCCCTGAGATGGTGTCCGCCTCAGTTCTGAGCGCTTCTCGCTCTTTCTCTGCCACCTCCAGCAGAGGCAGCATCTTGTTCTTGAAGTCCCGCAGCTCAGCAGCATGCCGACTACTCTGGTCCTGGCACTGGGCCAGCCGTTCCTGAAGggatggggcggggtggggtgagggggggggcaCGGGCTGCAGGGTTAAAACTCCCAGGCAAAGCAGAGGCCCAGCCAGGGAGTCAAGACCGAGCAAGGGGGCAAACTCAGCTTTGCTCCAACagcaccaccccccacccccactccacaccCCGCTGCTCCCACAGTGGTGGCATCCCATTCCAGGAACATGGTTTAATTCACCCGAATAAGAGTCCTTCAGCCTGCGCTCTCAGGGATCTGAGCCGCCAGGAAATTAGGATGCTACAGAATTCAAACTGTTTAAAAAGGGGACTGAGACGGAGGTGGGGTGCGGGAAAGAGATGGGCAGGAAGTTGCAGGCAGATGCCTGGGAGACTTCAACAGGATAGCCAGCTAGCTCTGAGCTACCACCACCCGACTCTGTGCCCTCATTCCATCTAATCCCGAGGGGAAAGTGTTGCGTTTATTTGCTGTGCAGTTGTTTTATGTTGGGGAAATGAGTCTGTCATTAGGAGGCTCCTCGTCATTAAGCCGTGCACTTCTCTGGACTTCGTACACAGCCTGGTGTTGTTGCTCCCAGAGCCCGGACAACCAGTTGCACCGAAAGATGTGGAATCACCCCGGGCTAGGCTGGAAGAGAAAGGAATCCCTCACCTCTAAGGCAGCAAGTCGGCGTTCCATGTACTCCACAAGGTGGTGCTGCTGTCCCTGAAGGGGTCCCGTCCatgacaaaaggaagaagaggagcagagTAGCTTTGGGCCCCATGGCAGCCTTAAGTGGGGCCGGAGTAGGAGTGTGCAATCGGCCTCTTTCTCTCCAGCCGGTCAGCGCTGGAGGCGGGAAGGGGGAGGCACCTCCTCTTTTCTCATCTCTGGACCTCTCTCACTACTCTGGAATGCTTTCAGTCTCTTTGCAACCCCAACCCCCTCCTTCCCGCCTGGACTGATCAAACACAGATGGCCCCTTTGCACGGTCGCCAGAAGCCTTAACCACCAGCAGCTTGGATTTGTGAGCTCCTCAGGAAGGAGATGAGATGGTAATCTGAAGGCTGAGGCCTTCTGGGCAGTCACACGAGGGGCAAAGGAGCAagctgcaggaggctgaggccccGGGAAAACTCAGCAAACTCCATTTTAGGAGAGGGCTCCCAGTGCTGACTTAGCAAGAAACCGACACCCTTCATTAACCGGTCCCTTCTCCAGCAATAACAGAATGGATTTTCTGCCCTGTTCAGTGAAGCCAGAAGCACAGGAGATGAGGTTTgaggggatgggggttgggggcaaAGTGAAGTCAAAATTCTATAAGCTCATTGGCGCCACCTTGTGCTGAGCACCTGGGTCCATCTCACGTGTCAAAGAAATCAGGCTAGGACTTCAGCCCGTGCTGGAAAATCTCTACCCAAGCAAGCCAAATGGATTGAATTTgtaggtttttctttaaaaatacagggTTCCCTATGGAGTACCGAATCTCTAATTTAGCCCAAGGAAAGGAATATGGCAGATATAAATCAAGAACAAACACTCAGGTTGTTgaaaagtggtggtggtggggttgttTTTAAAACTAGCTGAATTAGTAATTTAGGACCTGAGAGCTATCTGACATGACTTTCCGGGTATTTCCTTGCCAAGATTGGAGGGTGCAGCAGGGGCATGCTAATTTACATGCATGGATTTAGGGGAGAAGCCTGAAATAGTGTGTTCAAAGTAGTCTAAGCCAAAACAAGTATATCCTGACCCTCCTattactggggggaggggggagactaTTAATCATTTCTCTTGGTTAGGGTGCAGGAGGGTATTTCTAagtatttctcatttatttgaagTCTTATTATTTAGTTATGTATacttttgtgtgtctgtatgtaggtTTGTGCATGTGACACAGGTACCTGCAgaaaccaaaagagggcatcaggagATGAGTAACAGGAGAATGTGACTGGCCTGACTGGTTGCTGAGACctgaactcctgtcctctgcaagagcactacaTACTCTTGACTGCTAAGCCTTCTGTCCAGCCCGTTTTTCTCATTTCTACCCAGCTAAAGCTCAGGAGCCCAAGGTAAAATAGCTGACCACTGTCAAGTTAGGCAGGAACATACAGCAAAGCAAGGCAAATAAATCTCATTTACTCAAGGACCCTCAGTGATTAATACAAACAAAATCCTTCCTTTCCAGAAGAAAATTTTCACTTTGGAATCAAGGGAAATTTGATCAGAAgttctccttgtttttaaagatatgtgTGGTTTGGATGTGGCCACATAGGCCAGaacccctgcagctggagttataaTCAGTTGTGAGGGctctggtgtgggtgctggaaatggagccCAGACCCTCCATAAGAGCAAgtgctttatcactgagccatctctcaagggccaaaggagggaaacaaaaatatctttctgTAACTCTCATTTTCACTGTGCTGCTTGAAATATTTGGTGTCACATGCTGGGAGACAAAGTGAATTAGCTAATCTCAAA
Proteins encoded in this region:
- the Olfml3 gene encoding olfactomedin-like protein 3; the protein is MGPKATLLLFFLLSWTGPLQGQQHHLVEYMERRLAALEERLAQCQDQSSRHAAELRDFKNKMLPLLEVAEKEREALRTEADTISGRVDRLEREVDYLETQNPALPCVELEETVTGGPGAKGKGRRNEKYNIVTDCSYTISQVRSMKILKRFGSPAGLWTKDPLGPAEKIYVLDGTQNDTAFVFPRLRDFTLAMAARKASRIRVPFPWVGTGQLVYGGFLYYARRPPGGPGGGGGGDSETTLQLIKFHLANRTVVDSSVFPAERLIPPYGLTVDTYIDLAADEEGLWAVYATREDDRHLCLAKLDPQTLDTEQQWDTPCPRENAEAAFVICGTLYVVYNTRPASRARIQCSFDASGTLTPERAALSYFPRRYGAHASLRYNPRERQLYAWDDGYQIVYKLEMRKKEEEI